The Phragmites australis chromosome 15, lpPhrAust1.1, whole genome shotgun sequence genome window below encodes:
- the LOC133893375 gene encoding cycloartenol-C-24-methyltransferase 1-like, whose protein sequence is MSKLAALDLASGVGGKIDKEEVKSAVDEYEKYHRYYGGNEESRKSNYTDMVNKYYDLATSFYEYGWGESFHFAHRWNGESLRESIKRHEHFLALQLGLKPGMKVLDVGCGIGGPLREIARFSLTSVTGLNNNEYQISRGKELNRLTGVSGTCDFVKADFMKMPFADNTFDAVYAIEATCHAPDPVGCYKEIYRVLKPGQCFAVYEWCITDHYDPNNATHKRIKDEIELGNGLPDIRSTRQCLQAVKDAGFEVIWDKDLADDSPLPWYLPLDPSRFSLSSFRLTSVGRMITRTMVKALEYVGLAPQGSERVSNFLEKAAEGLVEGGKKEIFTPMYFFLVRKPLSE, encoded by the exons ATGTCGAAGTTGGCAGCACTGGATCTTGCATCTGGCGTTGGAGGGAAGATCGACAAGGAGGAAGTCAAATCGGCCGTTGATGA GTATGAGAAATATCACAGATACTATGGAGGGAATGAGGAATCAAGAAAGTCCAACTACACTGATATG GTTAACAAATATTATGATCTTGCCACTAGCTTTTATGAGTATGGTTGGGGCGAATCTTTCCACTTTGCTCACAG ATGGAATGGAGAATCCTTACGTGAAAGCATCAAGCGGCATGAGCATTTTCTTGCCCTGCAGCTTGGATTGAAACCTGGAATGAAG GTTTTGGATGTGGGCTGCGGAATTGGTGGACCATTAAGAGAAATTGCAAGATTTAG CTTAACTTCAGTTACTGGATTGAACAACAATGAGTACCAGATATCCAGGGGAAAG GAGCTCAATCGGTTGACAGGAGTTAGTGGAACTTGCGATTTTGTCAAG GCAGACTTCATGAAGATGCCATTCGCTGACAACACTTTTGATGCTGTCTATGCCATTGAGGCAACATGTCATGCACCTGATCCG GTTGGCTGTTATAAGGAGATCTATCGTGTATTGAAGCCTGGCCAGTGCTTTGCTGTATATGAGTGGTGCATTACTGATCACTATGATCCTAACAATGCAACCCACAAAAGGATTAAAGATGAAATTGAGCTTGGAAATGGCCTGCCAGATATTAGAAGCACTAGGCAATGTCTTCAAGCTGTAAAAGATGCTGGGTTTGAG GTTATTTGGGATAAGGATCTTGCTGACGATTCCCCTTTGCCTTGGTACTTGCCTTTGGATCCAAGCCGATTTTCCTTGAGTAGCTTCCGTTTGACCTCTGTGGGACGTATGATTACTCGCACAATG GTTAAGGCATTGGAATATGTTGGTCTTGCTCCACAAGGTAGTGAGAGGGTCTCTAATTTCTTAGAAAAGGCAGCAGAAGGTCTTGTAGAAGGTGGCAA